The Glandiceps talaboti chromosome 9, keGlaTala1.1, whole genome shotgun sequence genome window below encodes:
- the LOC144439956 gene encoding galactosylceramide sulfotransferase-like — translation MVTWFRILVATTMLSMVLLWFPKGDLQSTEIQYPSYWRPDKKNDVEIDKLRENQDMLTTNHATKDTCRPENNFVFIKTSKTGGSTLANIFFRYGVKKNLVAALDADHIFAIDYNSTEDKYNILQYNCSDFPGYNFMANHILYHRKTMDNVVNNAKYITIFRSPESHMKSVYYARFNKELKSTVFYTSNPFSEYLKQIDAEYSKGYSNKFIYPPHFNSQTYRFGIHYPDNESVIDAKIKRLDNELDLVLLTDFYDESLLLLKKIMCWDFEDILYLPFKVHKKEETPITPEMSKIMGRLMRPDSKLYEHFNNTLWDKVRNYDGDFTADLLKFRSMKQDLSLKCEIARYSDDCKLFYTDDVPMVHMMLEKQSKWIC, via the exons ATGGTAACCTGGTTTCGTATATTGGTTGCGACAACCATGTTATCAATGGTGCTACTGTGGTTTCCTAAAGGGGACTTGCAATCAACCGAAATACAATATCCATC ATACTGGCGTCCGGACAAAAAGAATGATGTTGAAATTGACAAGCTGAGAGAGAACCAAGATATGTTGACCACGAATCATGCTACTAAAGATACGTGTAGGCCAGagaacaattttgtttttatcaaaactTCTAAAACGGGAGGAAGCACTCTGGCTAATATCTTCTTTAGATACGGTGTTAAGAAAAACCTTGTTGCTGCATTAGACGCAGACCATATCTTTGCAATTGATTATAACTCAACAGaagataaatataatattttacaataCAATTGTAGTGATTTTCCAGGCTATAATTTTATGGCTAATCATATCCTATATCACCGAAAGACAATGGATAATGTTGTGAACAATGCAAAGTATATAACTATTTTCAGATCACCAGAATCTCACATGAAATCAGTATACTATGCACGATTCAATAAAGAGTTGAAGTCTACAGTTTTTTATACATCTAATCCTTTCTCTGAATACCTAAAGCAAATTGATGCCGAATATTCCAAGGGGTATTCCAACAAGTTTATTTATCCACCTCATTTCAATTCACAAACGTACAGATTTGGAATACACTACCCAGATAACGAAAGCGTCATCGATGCAAAAATTAAGCGACTTGACAATGAACTTGATTTAGTCTTGTTAACTGACTTCTATGACGAATCACttcttttgctgaaaaaaataatgtgctGGGACTTTGAAGATATTCTTTATCTTCCCTTCAAAGTCCACAAAAAGGAAGAAACGCCAATTACTCCAGAAATGTCGAAAATCATGGGAAGACTGATGCGTCCAGATAGTAAGTTGTATGAACACTTCAACAATACATTGTGGGATAAAGTAAGAAATTATGATGGTGATTTCACAGCCGATCTCCTCAAATTTCGTTCAATGAAACAAGATTTAAGCTTAAAGTGTGAAATAGCACGGTATTCTGATGACTGTAAATTATTCTATACAGATGATGTACCTATGGTACATATGATGTTGGAAAAACAGTCAAAGTGGATATGttaa